In Harmonia axyridis chromosome 6, icHarAxyr1.1, whole genome shotgun sequence, a single window of DNA contains:
- the LOC123682212 gene encoding uncharacterized protein LOC123682212 isoform X6 has product MRYLVLFLILFMIVCVLISTEVDAKKKKKKKVKEVKEVECIQCKTETEYSSCRDGTVSNTCKGKYCYYYTYDERFAAAFGKTRTKYWWMRGCTTTKKTCKEEGVRNCLVCNETRCNTKPLPTMYPVYYD; this is encoded by the exons ATGAGGTATCTCGTTTTGTTCCTTATCCTGTTTATGATTGTCTGTGTATTGATCAGTACTGAAG TGGACgcaaagaagaaaaagaagaagaaagtcAAAGAAGTTAAAGAAGTCGAATGCATACAGTGTAAAACGGAAACTGAATATAGTAGCTGTAGAGATGGAACCGTATCCAATACATGCAAAGGAAAGTATTGTTATTATTACACGTATGACGAAAGATTTGCGGCTGCTTTCGGAAAAACGAGGACTAAATATTGGTGGATGAGAGGCTGCACCACGACAAAGAAGACCTGCAAGGAAGAAGGCGTACGAAATTGTTTAGTTTGTAATGAAACACGCTGTAACACTAAACCTCTTCCTACAATGTATCCAGTTTATTATGATTAA
- the LOC123682212 gene encoding uncharacterized protein LOC123682212 isoform X5 — MRYLVLFLILFMIVCVLISTEVDAKKKKKDKDEKKEVKEVECIQCETADEDSSCRDGTVSKTCKGKYCFYYTYDERIRLALGGMRTKYWWMRGCTTKKKTCKKEGVRNCVVCNETRCNTEPLPTMYPVFSDEYFR; from the exons ATGAGGTATCTCGTTTTGTTCCTTATCCTGTTTATGATTGTCTGTGTATTGATCAGTACTGAAG TGGACgccaagaagaaaaagaaagacAAAGACGAGAAAAAAGAAGTTAAAGAAGTCGAATGCATACAGTGTGAAACGGCCGATGAAGATAGTAGCTGTAGAGATGGAACTGTATCCAAAACATGCAAAGGAAAGTATTGTTTTTATTATACGTATGATGAAAGAATTAGGCTTGCTCTCGGAGGTATGAGGACTAAATATTGGTGGATGAGAGGCTGCACCACGAAAAAGAAGACCTGCAAGAAAGAAGGCGTACGAAATTGTGTAGTTTGTAATGAAACACGCTGTAACACTGAACCTCTTCCTACAATGTATCCAGTTTTTTCAGATGAATATTTTAGATGA
- the LOC123682214 gene encoding uncharacterized protein LOC123682214, producing the protein MRYLVLFVICVLIFNNVGAKKKKVECSQCETTSPSDACRKGGVSKTCIGKYCFYYTYDEKYKNAFGGMRTKYWWMRGCTTKKKTCKKEGIRNCVICNETLCNTEPLPTLITPAASEGFI; encoded by the exons ATGAGGTATCTAGTTCTATTTGTAATATGTGTATTAATCTTCAACAACG TGGGCgccaagaagaaaaaagtcgAATGTTCACAGTGTGAAACAACATCTCCATCTGATGCGTGTAGAAAAGGGGGCGTATCCAAAACCTGCATAGGAAAGTATTGTTTTTATTATACGTATGACGAAAAATATAAGAATGCTTTCGGAGGTATGAGAACTAAATATTGGTGGATGAGAGGCTGTACCACGAAAAAGAAGACCTGCAAGAAAGAAGGCATACGAAATTGTGTAATTTGTAATGAAACACTCTGTAACACTGAACCTCTTCCTACGTTGATCACACCTGCTGCAAGCGAAGGCTTCATATAA